The genomic stretch AAAAGCAGTTTTGCGTCAAACTACACGTGGTTTTTGAAGCTAATGTCTCTCTGTCAAGTTTTGCGAGGGGATACTGAATGCGCGAAATATTTaattaactgaaaataaattcaatatttttaattttgttattttagattCCGGTTGTATGTACTTAATAACAAATATACATAATCACATTGCACGTTTgcccaattttttttcaattatagttgatctaattaatttcaatttgatcACTTGTGTCGAATCCTCACTGAAATGTCGCATTAAGCTGTCCACACACTGAACAGCTTCTGAAAACGTGGGATTCTCTGAAATACAGTAATGTTCGTTACACTCCAACTAAGTTgcaatgtatgaaaaaatctgACTGGTTCGAAATTGGTTCGTAAACGGATACACGAAAACCAAACATTAGCGCACcccctaaaaatttttgacagttttgagtTCATGCAATTAAAAAGCCCATCCGCTAGTTGCACTGCATCTTTCGTGCAATTAGCGCACTACGCCTTTTTTCTTCTCTATTTGAATTTGAGCTTTCCTGATCCATCGATGCTTTACACATTCGCTGGTATTACCGAGGTAGAACTAGTCAAATCAGTGAAACCGTTTGTATTGTCCTCACTCCTCACTATAGATTATTTTCAACGCATAATTGTTTTTACTTATGCATGAAATATTATACAGCCTGGAGTAATTCTCGTGCATTTATTATTTTCCCTGTAACGATTCCAATGCCCACATTGGCAGTTCTATCCATGAACCGATCAGTGAAAGTTCTTTTGTTCTTCAGCGGGCTCCCCTATATGATCTGCTCCAGTCTTTGACAATCTTCAGAATCAACTTGAAACTGATGTCTTAAGCAGAAACATGCTTTTGAAAATCTTCTATCTTCTTTTGCTCGAGCTTGTATGTTTGTAAAAGTgtataatatttaaaaaagatAAAATAGATACTTGAACTTGTTCTAgaacaataaaaatataattgttACCATTCTTCCAGATCGAACAATGTTCCCTTACCCCAGCACCAACTGACCAAGCGGAAATGGTTGCGGGCGACACTTTTTACGATGAGCGGCATATCTAGTCGCGAATGGAATACGCCTGAAGAAACTTCACGGAAAGAACGATCATCATCTGTTATGACAAAGCGATAACAACCGTACCGAGTATTTCGACAATGTTCTgcaattttatcgatttatgaCTTTGTTTTTATCGGATGCCCCCCTGAAGCACTGTTGCAATTATGTTATTGCTTTTGCAATtttcttttataatttttaacaaGCATTATTTTATGTGCTCTCATTCGAAACATCGTATGTATAGTAAGTCGCCAGAAGTAAGGCAAGTATACAAAACGAAAAGTGCCATATTTAGCGGTTAGGATCGGAAAAAATTCTCAGCAAACAAAACTTGTATAGAAAACGGTATTACCATTCTGAAAAATAAGCATCTGATTTTCTCGCAACTGATGAGGCCATCCTTATAACAGCATATAATACAAGCAGTGTCGTGTTCCTATATTTGCATAAAATACTACCATATTAATAAGAGAAGTACGTTGAAATAGACGAAACAATATTTACGTTGACCAATTAAAATTGAGAAAAACAACGCTGTCGTTATTAGAAACAAATGACCACGAGGCAAAGTGGctgttttgatgaaaaaaatagacctcttttttttcttaagagaCCTGGTTAATCTAATTCACAAACTTGTTTATCAATGAATAGGAGCTAATCACTAGAAAAGTATTATAATGTCTACGCCATGCAGAAGGATTTCCACTAGGATTGGTTGTTTGAATAAAATTTAGGCAGAAGTTTCGTTACAACTATATAATACCAAACCAACTGAAAAAATCATTAACATAAAAGTGTATGATTGATTTTCCTAAAAAATCTGCTGTGTCACTTTGCCTCGGCGTGTCTCTGATGATCGTTTTTTACTGAAGAACATGCGATGAACTGCGATCCGCAACCACatagaatatatatatatatatatatatatatatatatatatatatatatatatatatatatatatatatatatatatatatatatatatatatatatatatatatatatatatatatatatatatatatatatatatatatatatatatatatatatatatatatatatatatatatatatatatatatatatatatatatatatatatatatatatatatatatatatatatatatatatatatatatatatatatatatatatatatatatatatatatatatatatatatatatatatatatagggtacATGCACTAAAAGCTAAATATAtacatacaaaaacaaataaaggAAAACTTCTACACGCTGGTGTTGCACGGAATAAAGAACTTGTGAACTTTTAAGAGAAACATAAACATACACAACATGTTGTAAGTGAGAATGCATTGAGAAACGGTCACGCGGTGAGAAGAATGTTGCACGAGAGGGCCGTGCATTTGtgatatatttttcaaaaataaaaaaaaactgggggTTTGGAACGAGATAAGCGTAACGCAAAAATATAAGCATAATGATAAATGTTACTGTAAGTATATAATACCACAAAGATAAAATAACGAAGGCCACAAACCACAATATGGAAGTATATAAACtctacaaataaaaacaaaaaacaacagaCGATGTGATTAACTACACGCAGAGATAGTATAAAAGAGAAATGCGAACAGATATAGTGAAATCAGAGGAAAATCTATATTACTATTACTTCAAAAATTTAAGCAACCCAGTAATAAACAAGTGAGTGTAATATGTAAATAATTTATAAATATCAAAGAAGGTGTTTAAAACAGGCACCTAAGGTATGAATGCAAAGGAGAAATTAGGTGTTTTAAGAAATCTGTAAGCCGAGAGAAAGGAAAAGAACTACTAAAGCTGTGAGCGAAAATGAAATGTTGTTAATGCAGATAATATAcaaaaagaaagtaaaaaaaaagcagAGTAGCTTATCATCGTTGTATGATGCATCTATGGTTTATGTGCGAAAGTGAGGTAAGAataatacaaatgaaaacatatatgttcaaaaattgtgaaagtttGTGTGTATTCTAACTTGTTTCCGAAAACGACTCTAGTTTATGAGCAAACTCTgaaatttttagtattttttatcagttctttttttataatttgCTCACTTGATTTGAGAAACATGATCCAtagttaaatttttattttcatgtttTAGGTTTCAAAGTtagatttttttgcctttctcctagaaaggtatagcaatcactggaaaaaccaaaggtataaaagtggtcccaatggccgaatgtcatataccactcgacccctttcgacgaactgagcattttctgtatgtatgtatgtatgtgtgtatgtgtgtgtgtgtgtgtgtatgtatgtgcaacttttttttctcactcacttttctcagagatggctggaccgattttcataaaattaattgcaaatgaaaggtccagttgcgccataggttgctattgaatttcatcgtaatcggatttttagtttagaggttatgtatcaaaatgtaaaaatcacgaaacatcaatatctcagaaaccacacaaccgattttaataaaattggtttcaaatgatcgggctgtctccagaacccttaacttttgaatttcgtaatgatagaacatatggttcaaaagttatgtaaagaaaagttatcctgaggttgtttaaactcactcattttgctcagagatggctgaaccgattttcacaaaattagtgtcaaatgaaaggtctagttgttccATAAgttgcttttgaatttcattgcaatcggattgtaactttgtccgttgttcatgaaaatgtgaaatcacataatgaaagtgaacatgttgacttcctcctaacgatcactggctaattaaaaggtagaaaagtgatccaaatgactactcgactcagtaagacgaatcgagcattttctgcatatgagcatgtataggtgtatatgtttgtgtgtgggtgtgtacgtgtgtatgtgcaccttttctcgcactcactattctcagagatggtctgaccgaacagatttcaatgaaattaattgcaaatgaaaggtctagttgccctataagaccctattgaattttattgtaatctgatttctagtttagaggttatatatcaaagtgtaaaaatcacgaaacatcaatatctcagaaaccacacatctgatttgattaaaattagtttcaaattaacgggctaccttaaaaacccttaacttttgaattttatgaagattgaacatgtggttcagaagttatggaaagaaacgtgttctggagactatttaatctcactcatgtttctcagagatggctggcccgatttttataaaattagtgtcatatgaaaggtcttgttgccccataagaccctaatgattttttttacaaacggattattgctttgcctgttatgtttaaaaatgtgaaatccagctatgaaaagaaacatattccaagacaacttacttggactcactcatatttctcagagatggttgacccgatttccacagaataagtatcaaataaaaggtctacctacctcataacaccctattgaattttgcagtaatcggactgtaacttcgtctgcaatgtatcgaaatgtgaaaatcacgaaacttcattatcttagaaactacacaaccgatttgaacaatattgatatcagatgaacgggctagttaagggttaactgatgaattatgattgaacacgtggtttcaaagtttggctgccccatacgttaccttttcatttgattgtaatcaaacttaagcaagcgttatgttttaatttgtaaaacaacgaaagtctattatctcaagtattacacgacttatttgaacataactagtgtcatacaaatgagtcatctctcaaacttacaaataacaaacttcataacaatttgatatgctgtttaaaagttttagaaagaaaagaaattcaaagactattcaacactttacctgcttcgatcaatatatatggcctcaacatgatttaaatgtggtatcgtactatctgaacgttcccggcatcgctcgtgattaaattgttcgaaattaagagtcattgcttttatttcgctatttcttaagtactaacattacgtcaaatttcatattttatactttaattacaacatcaatattttagaacccaaagagtggataaacatttattggatttaagcattcatgtaaatctatttttagaaataataagtttgaatgagaaaggctgagtctgaccgctaggtggattaatttaggttttattattattttcgttattttatttGGTTGTATTGTTATTAGCGAGTCACAACCCGTAAAAGAATCGCGTAATTGTTTTCGATTCGACAAAAAAGTGCAACCAATACAAGCACGATCAGAGCTCTACTGCAACAATTGTTGTTTGTCAAAGCACCAAATTTGATAAATCTatattgagcgtcttagtagagtgatttaaaaaatgagaaaaaagaaTTACAAGTTTCCGGtcaactctactagaaatttgagaagtaaatattgaatttagtccgtacaaatacgtatttcgactGCGACATACACAGTCATCAtgagtgcttatgtggactggtggTCTACTGGTAATTGTTGAGTCTTGTCGGATTGATGGCGTATTCGGTTGCAATGCGATTTTATCAGGTTTTGCTTCGTCGGCAACCAGGCATTATAAAAAAACAGTTCCAATACGCTCCATCAACAATGCTTCCCAGGTCCAGCGGTTGTTCCTGTACACTTTGGCCCCGACGAAATCTTAATGACCATAGGATCTAGGCTTTATTCCATGCTTTTGGTTGAATGGTccttttcttttgatttttcgcTCTTGCGTAACTGTGTTGGTGGACGGAGCAGGTTCAACGATATTCGACGCGGATTGAAGGAAGCTGTTTGCAAGTGGATCATACCCACTTAAGCGCAGTAGTATCAAAAGGACTACTAATAAATTGTGTCCCGCTATCAGTCACCAGCGTTTCAGGAGCTtcaaaccttgcaaaaattccTCGGAGAATTCCCACAGTCGCTAGTGTGGTGATCTTCCTGGTTCGAATGACTTCTGGCCACTCACTAAAAGAGTACACCAGAATGAGGTAGAACCATCCATCCATTGGACCGGCATAGTCCAGATGAACTCGCTGCCACGGCTTCTTTGGCACTGGCCAGGACTCCAGAATTGTTCGTCGGTCGATTTTAGCTACGCTGGCGCATTCGTTACAGGTCTGAACGAGCTTCGCAATGTCTTCGTCGATGTGAGACCAATATACGTACTGACGCGCTATCGACCGCATTCCTTCCACGCCTGGATGCCCTATATGCAACTGCTGAAGCGTCCGTTTCTGAAACTTGGGTGGAATAACTAAGCGCTCTCCATACATTAGGCAATCTGCTACGACGTTGGGAGTATCACGTCGCAAGTGAAACTGTGATACTTGAGGATTGCCCAGATCTTTCTTCCTTGAAAGCCAATTTGCCTTGACGAACCGAAAAACTTGTTGTAGTGTGTCGCCGGCTCTGGTTTCCGCTTGAATGATTGCGGAAATACTTCAAGACTTTCGATGATTGCGCTTCTGGCCGAAGCCTCCTTTTCAAGATTGGTAATTACAATCTCTTCGTCTGGACGGACGTGCCAGTTGATCAATCGAGATAAAATATCCGCATGAATAAAACTTTCCTTTGAAACATATCGAGTATAGAACTCGTAGCGGAGCAGTGTCAATGCCCATCTTTGCAGACGATTTGCCGTGTATATGGGAATCTTCTTTTTGGTCCCAAAAATAGCGAGGCCAAGCGGCCGAATGAGGCTTGGCAAGCTAGCGTCCATTCAAATTTTGCTTTAACCTTCAGCAGCTGGTCCATCGGTTGTCGTAGCGTATGCATTTCGTAATAGTTCACGGTCCTCAAGTAGGAGCGAAGCGTAGAAACATTATGTGGTAGTGGCATACTGACGATTGGGGC from Wyeomyia smithii strain HCP4-BCI-WySm-NY-G18 chromosome 3, ASM2978416v1, whole genome shotgun sequence encodes the following:
- the LOC129728446 gene encoding uncharacterized protein K02A2.6-like — protein: MYGERLVIPPKFQKRTLQQLHIGHPGVEGMRSIARQYVYWSHIDEDIAKLVQTCNECASVAKIDRRTILESWPVPKKPWQRVHLDYAGPMDGWFYLILVYSFSEWPEVIRTRKITTLATVGILRGIFARFEAPETLVTDSGTQFISSPFDTTALKWV